CGGCCGTTCTTGGCGTTGTCATGCCGGCCGTGGCGAGTGACGGTGACCAGCTGGCCGCGGATCCGCAGCTGGAGGCCGAGGACGCACGATCTCGGGGGGCTCTCCTGTTCCAGATCCACTGCGCCAGCTGTCACGGCCTGGATGCCGGTGGTGAAGGACCGGTTGCCGACCACCTGCGCGTGCCCCCAGCGGATCTCGCGGATCTTCTCGCGCCGGACGATTCCGGTGATCTCGTCTTCCCCGTCGA
This genomic stretch from bacterium harbors:
- a CDS encoding cytochrome c, which produces MTSRWCLIGLAAVLGVVMPAVASDGDQLAADPQLEAEDARSRGALLFQIHCASCHGLDAGGEGPVADHLRVPPADLADLLAPDDSGDLVFPVERLRQVIDGREDVRGHGSREMPVWGLSFQDAGRDANQEEVVLEKINDLVEYLRTLQVSDADEPPDTNGVD